The following proteins are co-located in the Castanea sativa cultivar Marrone di Chiusa Pesio chromosome 8, ASM4071231v1 genome:
- the LOC142605899 gene encoding uncharacterized protein LOC142605899, translating into MICTDGSFIVGLRGVSIIMRVQLQFPAMNNEAKYEAVLASLRIAKALGIKNLKLRTNSKLIVGKITNEYEEKEERMKRYLKLTTQLIDEFDVVKLEQILWENNSATDEVAKLASIEDALATKELLMEVQTVPSIDGLQTFSTQQPRTWMYPILSYINDGQLPFDPSTAKKLRLRAARFIFVNVELYKRGFSLPYLKCLTPKEATYVLREIHEGICGNNSGPRSLVGKTVQVGYFGQLCKKTQLNSSKNAISVNGLEMCSTFLENY; encoded by the coding sequence ATGATCTGCACAGATGGTTCATTTATCGTAGGACTCAGAGGTGTCAGTATCATTATGAGAGTTCAACTCCAATTTCCAGCGATGAACAATGAAGCAAAGTATGAAGCGGTCCTTGCTAGCTTGAGAATTGCAAAAGCCTTAGGTATCAAGAATTTGAAGTTGAGGACTAATTCTAAGCTGATTGTTGGGAAAATAACCAATGAAtatgaagaaaaggaagaaagaatgaagaggtacCTCAAGCTAACGACTCAACTAATTGATGAATTTGATGTTGTTAAGTTAGAGCAAATTCTATGGGAAAACAACTCAGCTACTGACGAGGTCGCCAAATTGGCGTCAATTGAAGATGCTTTAGCAACGAAAGAGTTGTTGATGGAAGTCCAGACAGTCCCTAGTATAGACGGATTGCAAACCTTCTCAACTCAACAACCAAGAACTTGGATGTACCCAATCCTTTCTTACATCAATGATGGCCAGCTCCCATTTGACCCGTCAACGGCAAAGAAGCTTAGACTAAGGGCAGCCAGATTCATTTTCGTGAACGTTGAACTTTACAAAAGAGGATTTTCATTGCCTTATCTGAAGTGCCTAACTCCTAAAGAAGCAACGTATGTGTTGCGAGAAATCCACGAAGGCATATGTGGTAACAATTCAGGACCTCGATCCTTGGTGGGAAAGACGGTCCAGGTAGGATATTTTGGTCAACTATGCAAAAAGACGCAGTTGAACTCGTCAAAAAATGCAATAAGTGTCAATGGTTTGGAAATGTGCAGCACATTCCTAGAGAACTACTGA